Below is a window of Syntrophorhabdus sp. DNA.
AACATCGGCGCGGAAAAAATCATTGAACTTGTTAACCACGCACCTCCGCATTTCTTTCTGCCAGCCGCGTCCCGAGTAAAAAACGTGAGGGTCCTGCATGCGCTTAACGTTTTGGTGCTCGATCGCAACCAGTTCGATGATGGTCTCCGTTTCGTCCGGGGGCCACAGCTCGTAACGGAAAATAAGGAAAACCTCGTCGTCCCGGTGGGCGACGCACTCGCGCACACAGGGATTGTTTTTTGCGAACTGGATCATTCTCTCCCCGACCAATTCGCTCGCCTTCCGCATGACCTTTGCCAATTTCTCCGCTGCTGCCTCGATCTCCTGCTGCCTGTCCAGTTCCTCTGCTGCGACTGCTGCTGCCTGTGCGTTTGTTTCCATGTTGCCTCCTTGTATTTATGCCACCACGCGGGCGGCGTTTTTGCGCTCGTCGAGCTCGAAAGGAATATGTGCTCCCGGTGTCGATGACGGGGGCCCCCTGGGGAAGTGCGAGGATGTCACGACCCGGACGATCTCACCGTTCGTCTCGATGCGGGCCGCCGCCCAGTTGCTGTCACCCCTGTCACTCGCGGGATATGTGGATATCTCGTATCGTTTGCCTCCCACGATGATTCCGTATGTATCGCCCACGTGCACTGCTATCTTCTTTCTTGTGCCGTGCAGTACGCCTCCATCACGGCGTCCGGGGCGTGCTCCCGGAAGAGACCGAGGATTCGCTCACGCACGGCGATGACGGCCCCGCGCTCCGGCAGCATCAGCGTTAGATTGAGCGGCGTCCGGCCGTTCATATCCTTCGCGTTCACGTCCGCTCCGTGTTCGATGAGGAAGAGGACGAGGTCGGGGCGGTCCTCCGTACAGGCAACGTGGAGGGGCGTTTCACCCCACCTGCCCTTTGCCCTCACATCCACCCCCTTCTCCAGGTGGAAACGGGCAGCCTCAACATCACCGGATTCACAGGCGCGGAAGAGCGCTTCATTCTTCTGTGTCTTTGTCATGATCTTTCTCCTTGTGCACTAGTCTGTGTGCAGTACGCCTCCATCACGGCGTCCAGGGCGTGCTCGCGGAAGAGATCGAGGAGCTCTTCCCGCGCGGGGTGGTCGGGCACTTGTGCATCTTCCCGCACATAACCACCGTGGGTGGTTCGTTGTTCTGGTTTTCCACTCTCGGCCTCCTTGGATTGTTTGGAACCCAATGTCGTAGATGCCGTACGCACGCAGAAACGGTCCGAGGCGGCCTAAGGTGTCGACCGCATCATGCCGGATGTGGTGGCGTATCATGTCTGCATCCATCGTTGCCATCTCTCGTGTTTTCCTTTCTAGTCATACCAGGGCTTCAGGCACGGGAGGCGTTTTGCCAACCGATACCGACACGGGAAGTCCGCCACCCTCTCCATCCTCGCGTTCCAGATCGTGCAGCGCCACCGATGAGGCTGGCCCCTTCGGTCTCTTTGGTTATCCGATGGAACCAGATCAACCTGGTTTAAGCCGAGATGGATGCAGAACGGCCTCTTGGTTCCGTCCTCGAACAGGAATTCCAGTCCATCACCCTCGGCCATTCCTGGCCAAACCGTATACGCCGCGTTCGTGGCCGGGATGGACAGCGGACCCCGGGAAACGATCACCTCGTCCGCGTCTGCAATCTCCTTCAAGAGGCTCGGCAGTATCCCGTCAGGCACGAGGAGGCGGAACGTTCCCGCGTTAACAGATGCAATGATGTATCCGGCCTGTGCCGCTCGTGACTGAAAATAGTTGGTGCACACGATGTTACCGCCGTCGTTCTCGATGTAAGTCAGAATATTATCCATTGCTTCCTCCTTTGATTTGAATTACATGCCCGGCCCATTGCCGGGGCTTCGTTGTCATCGTCATTCGTCAACTGAACGATTCGCTGTAGCTCATCATTCCAATCCCATTTCCCCTCACACGCCGCCGGTGGTTCCGGGCGATGGGGGATAACCATCCGCGTGGGGATCCGGTCACGTATCATCTGCTCGTATTTCAGCCTGTTTGCGTCGTTGTCGGTCGCGATGATAACGGGGATCATATACCTCCCGGCCTCCGCCGCGATCATGTCAGCTTGCTCACTTGTCATATTGCCTCCGGTGGCTGCCAGGACCGACCCCGGGGGCGGCGAGTTAAGCTGGTAGTAGCTGAGAGCGTCGATAGCGGACTCGGTGACGACAAGCCGGGATGGCCCCGCTGACAGGCGGTCGTTATTCGGACTCAGCCAGCATAGGTTCCGATCCCCGGCCCGAGCGAAACCCTTTACCCTGTCGTTTTCTGGATTAACGCGATCCCAGCCTGTCACATATCCAGACGCGAGGTGAGTTCGACGACTGTCCCATGCCTCCACGTCCGCCCCGTGCTCCAGCATGGGGGTGTGGCCGTGGTCACATGCCTCGTGGAGAGGAGTGCGGTCCGACGGGATGCTCTCTATAATCACAACTGCCATCTCCATCCTCCTTTGAGGAGGGGGGAACCCCCTCCTCCGTTCGTCTAAAGATTCCGTGCCTCGCTCTCGGCATCGGCCAGCGCCTCGAACAGATCAAAGCGACAGCGATCTCTGTCGAAATCACGGCACTGCCTGTTCAGTTCCTCGTTTGCTTGCTGTGTCTGTGTGTTCATTGTTACCTCCTTTTAGGATTGATCAGCCACGTCTTGCTTACAGTACGCTTCCATCACCAGCTCCGGGGCGTACTCGCGGAAGAGGTCGATGATCTCTTCGCGGGTATCGCCGGGAGGGAGGTCCCTCGCCGCGAGGAGGGGGATGTCGTCGAACATGTCCTTCACGTCCACGTCCGCGCCGGCATCGAGGAGGAGACGGACGACGGGGGGATGGCCAAAGACACACGCCTCGTGCAGGGGGGTGAAGTCGTGACGGGTCTTCGCGTTCACATCCGCCCCGTGGAAAAGCAACAGGCGAACAATGTCGTGGTGGCCGTTTACGCACGCCGCGTGGAGGGGAGTGTGGCCGTCCCGGCCCCTCGCCTCCACCTCCGCGCCGTGGTCGAGGAGGAGCCGGGCGATGTCGGTGCGGCCATAACGGCACGCCTCGTGCAAGGAGGTGAAGCCGTCCTTGTCCCTCGCCTCCACCTCCGCGCCGGCCTCGATCGCTTCCCTGGCTAAAGCCAGGTCACCGCGCACGATGGCGCTGAACAAACGCTTGTCCAGTGGTTTCACGGTGCCACCTCCGGTCCATTGGTTTGTGAGCAGTACGCTTCCATCACGGCCCCCGGGGCGTCCTCGCGGAAGCGATCGAGGAGCTCTTCGCGGGCGGGGTGGTCGGGCTTGATTTCCAGCACGAAACCCACCGGCGTCATTTCATCTTTGTCCCGTGCGCCGCCCTCCGCACCGTGGGAGAGGAGAAGCCGGATAGTCTCCGTCCTCCGTGCGCGACGGGGCCCTTGCGCTCCGCTGCACGCCTTGTGGAGGGGGGTGTAGTTGCCCCTGTTCCGCGCATTCACGTCCGCGCCAGCATCGAGGAGAAGCCGGACGAGTTTCCAGTTGACCCGCCGGGCCACCAAGCGCCGGGGGGTGGTGCCCCAGACGTTTCTCGCGTTCACGTCCGCTCCTTTCTCGATGAGGAGCCGGACAATCTCGGTGTCGCCGGCCCTGCTCGCCCGTGCGAATCCTTTGTTTATCTGTTCCTGTGTCATTGTTGTGTTCCTCCTGGTGTATTGGTTTGTGTGCAGTACGCCTCCATGACGGCCTCGGGAGCGTACTCTCTGAACAGGTCGAGGACCTCCTCGCGGGCGGGGTGGTCAGGGGGGAGATCCATCGCCAGGTGGAGGGGGGTCTCCTCGTAGTGGTCCCGTGCCCCGCCCTCCGCGCCGGCCTCCAACAACAAGCGGATCGTCTCGGTCCTCCTCGCTCTTGTTCTTCCCTTCTTGACCACGCGGTACATCGCCCGGTGGAGGGCCGTTCGGCCGTAGTTGTTCCTCGCGTTCACGTCCGCTCCGGCCTCCAGCAGGACCCGGACGAGTTTATAAGCGACTGCCCGTGCCGCCAGGGGGAGGGGGGTCTCCTCGTAGTGGTCCCGCGCGTTCACGTCGGCGCCTTTCTCGATCAGCATACGGGCGATGTCGTGGTGACCCTTCCAACACGCCCGGAGGAGGGGGGTGCGGTCATGATCATCCCGCGCATCCACCTCCGCCCCGGAATCGAGGAGAAGACGGACGATGGGGAGGTGACCGTGCTCGCACGCGAGGTGGAGAGGGGTATCCTCGTACTTGTCCCTCGCCTCCACCTCCGCCCCGGCATCGATGAGAAGGCGGGCGATGGTGTGGTGACCATGACGGCACGCATGGTGAAGCAAGGTGTGCCGCTCATAGCCCCCCGGTATGACCCGGCGGGGGTCCGCCCCGGCATAGAGGAGGGAGCGGGTCGCGTTGACCTTCCCCTCCTTGACCGCCGTGAGCAAGGTGACGGCGGGCTTCTTCTCCATCACGACACCTTCTCCGCGGCCCTGGCACGGAGCACCGCCTCGTTACTGTTGACGATGTGCTCGATCGTCCAGGCCTCCACGACATTGGCCAGCACCTCCTGCGCGGCAAGAGGCATCCGCAGGCCTCGCGCGGCGAGGACGCTCTCCGCCGCGCCAACGATGCCGGACACGATGCCGGACACGAGCTCTTGACGTTCCCGCAGGGCCTTGCGGTGGATCTCTATGACCTCGCGCTCCTGTTCTGATGGTCCCCGTGTTTCCTGCTCTTCATCTTCCTCTTCTTCTCTCACAACGGGAGGCTCTGTCTCTTCAACTTCTTCCGGTTCTGTCTGTTCCTCGTGCGGGGCTTCCCGTTCCTCACGCCACCTTTCGATCTCCTCTTCATCCCGCTCTTCATCGACCTGGTATTTTTCATCCTGCAACCTCTCCCGCTCGGCCTCTCGCTCCCACATCT
It encodes the following:
- a CDS encoding ankyrin repeat domain-containing protein, with the translated sequence MTKTQKNEALFRACESGDVEAARFHLEKGVDVRAKGRWGETPLHVACTEDRPDLVLFLIEHGADVNAKDMNGRTPLNLTLMLPERGAVIAVRERILGLFREHAPDAVMEAYCTAQERR
- a CDS encoding ankyrin repeat domain-containing protein; its protein translation is MKPLDKRLFSAIVRGDLALAREAIEAGAEVEARDKDGFTSLHEACRYGRTDIARLLLDHGAEVEARGRDGHTPLHAACVNGHHDIVRLLLFHGADVNAKTRHDFTPLHEACVFGHPPVVRLLLDAGADVDVKDMFDDIPLLAARDLPPGDTREEIIDLFREYAPELVMEAYCKQDVADQS